The stretch of DNA TATAATCTCCGTTTGATTCACAGGCAAACAGAGATGTTACATCACTTGCTCTGTGTGACTGATGGTGAGCAGTGAGTGCAGGGAAAAGAAAGTGAACTTGGGAGTCTGGTAGACTGGGTTAGAATCAGCACAGCAAGCTCTTTGATTTCTATGCagctgtattttttctttgttgtcaCTACAACGTTAACATTTGGAGAGCACCTCTTACAGTGTTGGCATATTTATTGATGCTCCCTAAAgggtcatttccttccttccttccttttttatttgttttttccagCTCCAAATTCCGTGCAGTGTTGTCTTTCATTGACTAAGGTAATCTTAGTCCATTTTATCAAAGGATTGGGCTAAACCATTCCTAGGGTGTCTTCAAGTTTTTGCAAGTCAGGGCAACTTGCAAACTCTGTCCACACCTGTTGTACCTTAAACCGCCATCAGGGGGCGCCTCGCACCGCTTATGCCTTGGATGGAGCACAAAAGCTCTGAATAAACGCTGAAGCTGCAAAGCTCTGCCTAGGGCTCCCCAGAGGTCGATGAGAGCCAGCCATCCCAGTCACCCTCATTCCCCCTCTAAAggcaagagaggagagaaagcgTTATTCTCcgtttattttatagatgaggaaactgaggaatgcattttgattttccttaatCCCATAATAGGATGAGCTATGAAAAGAGTCGATGGCCTCATGGAGTTTCTGCTTATCAGACAGCTGAGCATCATACTTCAACTGCTCACTAATTGGCCTAAGGCAGACTATCCGCAGGGCGTTTGGCAGGGGGCTGGGGCGGGCATTAGCACATCTGTACCCCCATTGCCGGCTCCCATTTTTCCCCTGGACAGACACACAAACAAAGACATACTCCCTCCGCCAAGGGGGTCTGAGAGGGAGCCTGGACCTCTGGCTTTTAGGATGGAACCATAAAGGACGCTGTTTCCATGGCCTTCACCTGTGGCCCCAGGACGACAGGGAGAAGCTGCTCAACTCTGTAAGGGCTGAGGAATGAAGCTGGTGTGGAATGATAGCCCCGTGACCGCCCACAAGGACCACAGCCTGCACTTACCATCATTCCGCAGAAGAATCTACCACGGAGAGAGTCCTAGGAAAGTCTGTTAtcaacctccccctccccctaatTCTGCCTGCCCCTCAGCAGTCCCACTTGATGCAGAAGGAAGGTTCCCTCTGAAAAACCCAGTCACCCCTCATCCCCTGTCCTCCAGCTCAGcgctctccccctcccaccccctcgcTTCTGCCCACGCCCAGGCAGGGCCAGCTGTTCTGCGGGCCCTTCTGTTCTCACTGGTCTGTAAGTCTTCACACCCCTAGGCTCGGAGGATGGTTGTTTGTCTTCCACAGTTCAAGTGCGCAGGCCCCGTGCTAGCGCTAGCGAGAGCAGCCCCCTTGGCATCCAAGGATGTAAGTCTCCCtcagcctgacacctggccacaAGGTGCTGGAGAAATGACCAGAGCAGCTGGCTGCGTCTCCATCTGTCAGATGCACCGGTGACAATTCGCAGACGGAGTCCACAGCCCCGGAGCAAGTCTAAACACTCCAGAGGAGACTGACAGCTGGCACACGGGTGCACGTCGAGCAAGACTcaagccttgggcttccctggtggcgcagtggttaagaatctgcctgccaatgcaggggacacaggttcgagccctggtccggaaagatcccacatactgcggagcagctgggcccatgcgccacaactactgagcctgcactctagagcctccaagccacaactactgggcccaagtgccgcaactactgaagcccacgtgcctagagcccgtgctccgcaacaagagaagccaccgcagtgagaagccttctcaccgcaacaaagagtagtccccgctcaccgcaactagagaaagcctgtacgcagcaatgaagacccaatgcagccaaaaataaataaataaataaattcctttaaaaaaaaaaaaaaaaaaagactcaagccTTATGAGCCCCTGGATAGCGTTCAAGGACAATTCTACAAGCCAGAGCGTCCTTCCTCCCCAAAATCATTCTACTCCCCTGCCTAGCACTGACTGGGCAACTTCCCTCAGCGATGCTGGGAAAATATCCAGACATGGGGAGAGAGCGGAGGCCCTCTTACTTATCCCCAGGCTAAAGCAAGACTTCCTTCTCCCCTAAGGGTTCAACAGTTGAGTCCTTGCCAAGAAACTTTCCATACCTCAGACACCAGAGATCTCACACTGCTCTGGGCTGAAAAGGAGAAAGTCATCTTTGGTATGCAAACATCCTAAGAAATAAAACCTGGACTCCTggacaaaagaaagaagctgAGGCCAGGTCCAATTCACAAGGAACACCCATATGTGGAAATCCGCCAAGCTTATCCTCAGGGCAGATCAGAGTTTTATATCCCTGGAGCCCCTGAACTTAGCCAATGCATTGTATGCTGCTGTCATCCAGCGCGTTAAACTTTTGATGATTTACTGGCTGTCCTGTAAATCAGCCCGGACAATGGTCTCTGCTCATGGAGTTTAAATAAGAACCCACAAAATGACCCGGGGATTTCCATAGCAATTTTCTTTCCATAGGAAACTGCCTGATAAAGTTCATAAAAATtgaaacaagggaaaaaaattatcaacaaGCTCAAACTTGTAACTCCAGTTTTACTTCAAGAGGATAATATAGATTCCTGCCTCCCAGGAAAGGGAGTGGGAAGGTAGAGGTTATGGAAAGGATGGGAAATGTCAGAATATATTTATAACCCAAGACATCTGCCCAACACAAACAATGGTCTGCATGTCCAGACACACACACGTACAGCACCAAACAAAACTGGTTCCTGAATCCACCACCGGCTTGTAGCACGAGAGCTCCATATGCCCTGACCCCAGGCACAGCAGGCCCCATCCTCCTGTGGACACACTGCTCAATCCCGTGGGTAGAATGGCTTCCAGGAATTTTGGAAAGGGTGGGGAGACAGGCGTGTCAAAGGCTCAAACTCCATCTCCTTCACCCAAACAGACTTCATTTTTCGTTTCATGAGGATTAAGAAGAAAGGGGCAAGGATTAGTCCAAATTTATTGCCTCGGTCAAAAGCCAGCTCTAAGAAGGGAGAAAGTGGATtatgcaaagaaaacaaatggagagaaaagagagcaaTGGATAAACTGCATtcagtaatatttattaatttgattttaaaaggaaaagaagggatcCATTCTAATGGTTCACCTTCCCACAAACCCAGGAGCCCCCCAAAACTCTAAAGCAGTCCTTCTGACCCTGCTGTGAGGTAGATCAGAGCTGTCCTGTGTCTAAAGTGAGGGAGGCTGGAGCTTAGAGGGCTGTAGTGAGGGAGCCAGGAACCAAACCCCAAACCTTGACCTTTTTCTAGCTGCTTCTTCTCAGCCTAGGTCGCCAGGGCCTCCAGTACACTGCCTGGTTCATCAGGGTCTGGGTGGCAGAAGGAATGGAACGAGAGTGCTCTCTTCGCCCTAAGCACACAGCACACAAGTGAGCAAGGGGATGGGTGCCCAGCCAAAGCCAGCCCGGCTGCTGCCAGGGCAGCCAGATACTCAAGCTGCTGAGGTAGTGGTGAAGTTCAGGGGTGGGGTTTAGAAAACATCTCtcggaaggaaagagagagagagagagaatggtgaAAACCCACTTGGTAAGGATTCCCCCTCCCAAGCCATACCCCCTCCCCCTCTCATGGCCCAGTGGTGAGGTTCCCGGAGGGCAGAGTTTTCCAGCTGGGAAACTCCACAGGGCTCATTCCGAACAGGCCAGAGGCTCTCCAAAGGTTCTGGATCAATGGAGTTGTTTCTTCAAGGCCTAAGAAAGTCCCCAGGAAGCCCTgaaaaaaatggagatgaaaaCCCTTCGCCTTGGCTGAAAATGGAGGTATCTTGGGGTGAGGGGGCAGAGGGTGGGAACAGGAGCACTagagggaaatgggtgaaggtcaGGGACCTTGAGGAGCACGTGCAGTTACGCAAAAGCCTCGGGGACCCACCCAGCCACAAAGCCCAACCCAACTTCAACCCGGCCCGGTGCCTACCCGGGAAGAATTCGCACTCACACGTTCCTGAGCCTGTCTAGCCTTCATCCCAGAAGTGGATTCTCACCTTCATAGCTATCAAACCTTTCAAagaaaccaaagctgagcccGAGGGCTTTGGGGGCCTTTAGTCTTCTAGTCAAAGCCAGCCCAAAAGGTGGCAAGAAATCTGGGCAAAGGAACTGAGCTAGAACACCAAAACTAGAGCTGACCAGGCGAGGGGGGCCCTCGGGCACAGCGGAACACCCCCCTCCCGGGCCCGCGCTTGCTCCTGGGGTGGAGAACAACCCGCCCGCCCTCCTTTGCTTCAACCCCAGGGCAGGGCGGGTTGGGATGTGGGAAAAGAAAGGGCCCTGGGTTCCACTTTGGTTCCCTACTCCGTGCCCCCCTTCCCTCGATGCAGAGACCCCAGCCCCATCTTCTCCTACCGAACCCCAAGCTCAAAAAATTGACCGTAGGAGATACCGAGTGCTTCCTGATACCGAGCCGCCAACCCCTTCTCCTGGGCTACCTACCAGTCGAGCGGTGGGCGCTGCCTGGATTCTGCGGGGCTGGTCAGGGCCGCGGGGGCGCCGGAAGGGGCGCGGGGCAGGGAGGCGGAGGCGAGGTGCTCCTCGGGCCGGCAGCGGCCCAGCAGGCGGCGGAAGGCGCTGCGAAAGTCGGGGCTGCGGCAGTAGATGAGCGGGTTGAAGGCAGAGTTGGCATAGCCTAACCAATTAAGGGCGAGGAAAGCCGGGCCGGGCACTAGAGAGGGGCCCCCGAGGGCGCGCAGCACGTCGACTACAAAGAAGGGCAACCAGCAGAGAGTGAAGGTTCCCATGATGAGCCCCAAGGTGAGCAGGGCGCGGTGTTCCCGCAGAGGCAGAAGGCGCGCCGGCCGCCGGCCGTGGGAGGGCACCCCTGCGGGCCAGGCGCACAGCCCCGCCGGGGCGGGGTCCAGGGAGCAAGACGGAGCCCGCGGAGACTCCTCCGGCGGGAAGCGGCCCAGCCCCCGGCGCAGCAAGCGCAGCTGGCGCGTAGCCACCGCGAAAACTCGCGCGTAGACGAAGAGCATCACCAGGAGCGGAAGGTAgaaggaggcggaggaggagagCGGCGCGTAGGGCATGTTGGAGGCAAAGGCGCAGCAGCGCGGATTGGAGTGGCGACGCTGCGCCTCGGCGTCGGCCCCGACGCGCCACCATTTGCTCATGATGGGCGCAAACGACACCGCGGCGGACACGAGCCACACCGGGACCACTGCTGCCCGGGTTCGGCGTTTGGTGACCAGCGCGCCGTAGCGCAGCGGGTCGGTCACGGCCAGGTAGCGGTCCACCGCCAGGGCGCACAGGGTTTCCATGCTGGCGGTCACACACAGCACGTCCACCGAGGTCCACAGCTCGCAACCGGTGGCGCCCAGGGGCCAGTGGCCGGTCAGCGCCAACGCGGCCCCCGGCGGCACTACCAGGAGCCCCACCACCAGCTCGGCTGTGGCCAGCGAAGTCACGAACACGTCGGTCATGGTCTGGAGTTTCGGCGTCCGGGCGATGGCCACGGTTACCAGCAGGTTGCCCCGCACGGTGGCCAGCACCGCCAGCGCCAACAGCGCCCCGCCTGTGCCACCGCCCACGGCACCAGGGGCAGCCCGCTCGCGTTGGCAGTACTGGGCGCCCGGGTGGGGACATCTGGCCACGGGGCCAGGGAGCTGTTCCCGTGCGGCCAGGGAGCCGTTCCCGCGTCACGCGTGGGgcgggagggaaagagggaaggggtCTCGCAGCTCACCCGGCTCAGGGGGACGGGGCAGCGGGCCGTGGGAGCGATTCCCCCGGCCTGGGCCATCCTCCCCAGTTGACCGGCGAGAACGGCCAGcctgaccccctcccccaccccctggggtGCCAccgctggggagggggtgggaggaggcgtGGCGGCCCTTAAAGGGGCAGCGGCCAATAGTCGCGACGCTCGGCGTCTGGAGGGAAATTGGGGCGTGCGGAGGGAAGCGCGACGGATGCTTGACTCCTCCGTTAGCCAAATCCGGAGTAGGATTTGTAAGAGGTAAGTCAGGCCGTGTGTTCTCTGCCACGATGTGTCCGCTCCTGCCATGACCGGCTCCACACACTCAGCGCAGCGCTCCAGCGGCGTGGGTTTTCTGCACCAGTTTCCCCGGAAGGTGCAGCAACAACTCTCGGGGAAGGGACAGGAGAAGCCCCCGCCCCTCTACCCTGTCGGAGGAAAAGGTAACCCTCCCAAGGCAAACAAGACGACCCACAGCAGCCCCTCGTCTACTTGGGTGTCCCTCCCCCTAGGATATTGTAAGTTAAGTCATAGAGGGCAGCCAGGGTCTTCCCTCTTCTCCCAAGACCGCCTTCCAATGAGATCCCTTCTattcacttaccctctctgtcactctagtttccctttttttttttttttttttccttttcaaatcttCCATTTTCCAGGAGTCTTCATCATTGCCTGCTCATTCGAATTTGGATTTGGCCTCAGGTAGCCTAAGATGCTGAGAGTTTCCATTTCTCCGTCTTCCACATTGCCCCCTCCACACACTTTCCACCAAGAAGACTTCTAGATGAGC from Balaenoptera ricei isolate mBalRic1 chromosome 21, mBalRic1.hap2, whole genome shotgun sequence encodes:
- the ADRB3 gene encoding LOW QUALITY PROTEIN: beta-3 adrenergic receptor (The sequence of the model RefSeq protein was modified relative to this genomic sequence to represent the inferred CDS: inserted 1 base in 1 codon) — protein: MAQAGGIAPTARCPVPLSRVSCETPSLFPSRPTRDAGTAPWPHGNSSLAPWPDVPTRAPSTANASGLPLVPWAVAXGGALLALAVLATVRGNLLVTVAIARTPKLQTMTDVFVTSLATAELVVGLLVVPPGAALALTGHWPLGATGCELWTSVDVLCVTASMETLCALAVDRYLAVTDPLRYGALVTKRRTRAAVVPVWLVSAAVSFAPIMSKWWRVGADAEAQRRHSNPRCCAFASNMPYAPLSSSASFYLPLLVMLFVYARVFAVATRQLRLLRRGLGRFPPEESPRAPSCSLDPAPAGLCAWPAGVPSHGRRPARLLPLREHRALLTLGLIMGTFTLCWLPFFVVDVLRALGGPSLVPGPAFLALNWLGYANSAFNPLIYCRSPDFRSAFRRLLGRCRPEEHLASASLPRAPSGAPAALTSPAESRQRPPLDW